A single window of Tolypothrix sp. NIES-4075 DNA harbors:
- a CDS encoding class I SAM-dependent methyltransferase, giving the protein MLTVRNNNFREHEGILYYLNDAILTESDQKEIVAHKNFEEFRAVQSHKGNDIFDAIAFRSPSINTFSKLMSRLQLSGNETVLEMGGGFCWASALIKREYPNSYVVGSDLILSNLQYTEKFEKILNTHLDEKWVFHCCELPFEAEQFDRIFAFEAFHHFGEKNDFSKTLNEMIRVLKPQGKIILLHEPTSPKYLYNWAYKRVNSNPYAEEDVLVLSKIKQHVTSQKCNFSVEFYPDYEHRGFTESIYYYTLSKLGILQKLLPCSVNIFIEKN; this is encoded by the coding sequence ATGCTTACTGTGCGTAACAACAATTTTCGCGAACATGAAGGAATTTTATATTATTTAAACGACGCTATTCTTACAGAAAGCGATCAAAAAGAAATTGTAGCCCATAAGAATTTTGAGGAATTTAGAGCAGTTCAGAGCCATAAAGGAAATGACATATTCGATGCGATCGCCTTCAGATCGCCTTCTATTAATACCTTTAGCAAACTTATGTCGCGGCTGCAACTGTCTGGAAATGAAACTGTATTGGAAATGGGAGGTGGCTTCTGTTGGGCAAGCGCTTTAATTAAAAGAGAGTATCCAAATAGCTATGTAGTTGGCAGCGATTTGATACTTTCAAATTTGCAATATACAGAAAAATTTGAAAAAATTTTGAATACCCACCTTGATGAGAAGTGGGTTTTTCACTGCTGTGAACTTCCATTTGAGGCAGAGCAATTTGATAGGATTTTCGCCTTTGAAGCATTTCATCACTTTGGCGAAAAAAATGATTTTAGTAAAACTCTTAATGAAATGATAAGGGTGCTAAAACCTCAAGGAAAAATTATATTGCTCCACGAACCAACATCACCCAAGTATTTGTATAACTGGGCTTATAAGCGAGTAAACAGCAATCCTTATGCTGAAGAAGATGTATTGGTACTCTCAAAAATCAAACAGCATGTAACTTCTCAAAAATGCAATTTTTCTGTAGAATTTTATCCAGATTATGAACATCGTGGATTTACAGAATCAATATATTATTACACTCTCTCAAAGCTAGGCATACTGCAAAAGTTGCTTCCTTGCAGTGTCAACATATTTATAGAAAAGAATTAA
- a CDS encoding glycosyltransferase family 2 protein, producing MLHNIENFQPLVSVIIPTYNRPEYLKQAIASAVQQTYQNIEIIVCDNCSSVNPQPIVDAFGDSRIRFWRNSENLGMVANIINGFKMARGKYVASLHDDDIWEKDFLEKLVPPLEADFNLALAFCDHYMMKADSEIDYAHTEYCSQVFKRDNLKEGVYQPFYEQGIVDMSVASVVAAVIRKDVVDWDAFPVEAGGCYDLYLNYLCCRSAKGAYYYPERLARFRTHVQSDTRTDDAQVRIRKANNQIFCYEQFIKDARLHELHPYFHRRLLEARYSLGMSLLQAKQPIAARSHFWHVIKNKKRSLRSMGAMLLTFMPSFTNRALDTHKFE from the coding sequence ATGTTACATAATATCGAAAATTTTCAGCCTTTAGTCAGTGTTATTATCCCAACATATAATCGTCCAGAATATCTTAAGCAAGCGATCGCTAGTGCAGTTCAACAAACTTATCAAAATATTGAAATCATTGTTTGTGATAACTGTAGCAGCGTAAATCCTCAACCAATAGTTGATGCTTTTGGTGATTCACGAATTCGCTTTTGGCGAAATTCTGAAAACTTAGGAATGGTCGCTAATATTATCAACGGCTTTAAAATGGCACGAGGAAAATATGTTGCCAGTCTGCACGACGATGATATCTGGGAAAAGGATTTTTTAGAAAAGCTTGTTCCTCCTCTAGAAGCTGATTTTAATTTGGCTTTAGCTTTTTGCGATCACTACATGATGAAAGCTGATAGCGAAATAGATTATGCTCACACAGAATATTGTTCGCAGGTATTTAAAAGGGACAATTTAAAAGAAGGTGTTTACCAACCTTTTTACGAGCAGGGAATAGTAGATATGTCTGTTGCAAGCGTTGTCGCTGCGGTTATTCGTAAAGATGTTGTGGACTGGGATGCATTTCCAGTTGAGGCTGGGGGTTGCTACGATTTGTATCTAAACTATCTCTGCTGCCGTTCTGCAAAAGGAGCTTACTATTATCCAGAGAGACTGGCACGATTTCGCACACATGTGCAATCGGATACAAGGACTGACGATGCACAAGTGAGAATTCGCAAAGCAAATAATCAGATATTTTGCTACGAGCAATTTATCAAAGATGCAAGGTTACATGAATTGCATCCATATTTTCACCGCAGATTGTTAGAAGCAAGATACAGTTTGGGGATGAGTTTGCTGCAAGCTAAACAACCAATAGCTGCACGTTCTCATTTTTGGCATGTGATAAAGAATAAAAAACGGAGTCTAAGAAGCATGGGGGCAATGTTATTAACTTTTATGCCATCATTTACAAATCGAGCCCTAGATACGCATAAATTTGAATGA
- a CDS encoding glucose-6-phosphate isomerase gives MTSKQILFNPFLKQNYSPEERSLQGWIVIFGFLLICLACYLGPTASLRLIYPIAALVTAVFLYLRHPILYLGFTWWMWFLSALFTRLVDLRVGWDPTRQMLVAPYLVTFVTIATLLRYLPSAYRQGGLSFILAFAGVFYGFLIGLVHNQPVPVARSLLDWLTPLLFAFHLFINWRDYPSYRQNIQRTFLWCVLILGVYGIYQFVVAPEWDRYWLVKSEQTSSSGNPVPFGMRVWSTMHSIGPFGATMQAGLLLLFTRSGPLIFPASAAGYLSFLLAQTRTNWGGWLFGMIMIMGSVKARIQMRLITIILVMIVCVAPLLTIEPISSVVSKRVESFTNLQEDGSFKDRSSSYDRNLSVALSNTLGNGFGNTWKVNEKTGQIEVFVIDSGILDMFFTLGWFGAIPYLGGLILIIYQVFQYTESRFDSFLSAARAIGFTAFAQLIIGSGMLSIAGMILWGFLAMAMAAHKYYQHQGITTPNQSQGMTVLNQRSIT, from the coding sequence GTGACTTCCAAGCAGATACTTTTTAATCCTTTTTTGAAACAAAATTATTCTCCAGAAGAGCGATCGCTACAAGGTTGGATAGTAATTTTTGGCTTCTTACTGATTTGTTTAGCGTGCTACCTTGGTCCTACTGCCAGTTTGCGCTTAATCTATCCGATAGCAGCTTTGGTTACAGCGGTGTTTTTATACCTGCGGCATCCGATTCTCTATCTAGGCTTTACGTGGTGGATGTGGTTTCTCTCGGCGTTATTTACCCGCTTAGTTGACCTTCGCGTTGGCTGGGACCCAACTCGTCAGATGCTTGTAGCACCATACTTGGTAACGTTTGTTACTATAGCCACTTTGTTACGATACCTTCCAAGCGCCTATCGTCAAGGTGGCTTATCTTTTATTTTGGCTTTTGCAGGGGTGTTTTATGGCTTTCTCATTGGACTGGTTCACAACCAACCGGTTCCGGTGGCACGCAGCCTTCTGGACTGGTTAACTCCCCTCCTCTTCGCTTTTCACTTATTTATTAACTGGCGAGATTATCCTAGTTATCGCCAAAACATTCAGCGCACATTTCTTTGGTGCGTATTGATTTTAGGAGTTTACGGTATATATCAATTCGTGGTAGCACCAGAGTGGGACAGGTACTGGCTCGTCAAATCAGAACAGACTAGCAGTTCTGGAAACCCTGTACCTTTCGGGATGCGCGTCTGGAGTACAATGCACTCGATTGGTCCGTTTGGTGCGACAATGCAGGCTGGTTTGCTGTTATTGTTCACAAGATCGGGACCTTTAATTTTTCCTGCCTCAGCAGCTGGCTACTTGTCGTTTCTACTTGCACAAACACGTACCAATTGGGGGGGCTGGTTATTCGGAATGATTATGATTATGGGTTCGGTGAAAGCGCGGATTCAAATGCGCTTAATTACCATAATTTTGGTGATGATAGTGTGTGTTGCGCCATTGCTGACTATTGAGCCAATTTCCTCTGTTGTATCAAAACGTGTTGAAAGTTTTACCAATCTTCAAGAAGATGGCAGCTTTAAGGATAGATCGAGCAGCTATGACAGAAACCTGAGTGTAGCCCTTTCTAACACTCTGGGTAATGGGTTTGGAAATACTTGGAAAGTCAACGAAAAAACTGGTCAAATAGAAGTATTTGTCATTGACAGTGGCATTTTAGATATGTTTTTCACCCTAGGCTGGTTTGGAGCCATACCTTATTTGGGTGGGCTAATATTGATAATTTATCAAGTTTTCCAATATACAGAGTCCCGTTTCGACAGTTTTCTGAGTGCTGCCCGCGCCATTGGTTTTACTGCCTTTGCCCAGTTAATTATTGGTAGCGGAATGCTAAGTATAGCAGGGATGATTCTTTGGGGATTTTTGGCTATGGCTATGGCAGCGCATAAGTACTATCAGCATCAAGGAATTACTACGCCGAATCAATCTCAAGGCATGACTGTACTTAATCAGAGGTCAATCACATGA
- a CDS encoding glycosyltransferase family 4 protein — protein sequence MKLCIVTPYVIKGDGQGRANYEIVWEAIRRGHHVTLVARKVAPELQENSFVNWVYFPVENFPTQLVREMMFSRASAAWLRKHRHEFDLVQVYGAITSAAGDVNTSQFVHSSWLRSPVHTSRVNRNIYGAYHWLYTNLNAYWEKKAFRQAKVSVAVSEKIKNELVEDVGIESDRIRVILNGVDVEEFVPGATDREKFGLPEDVTLALFAGDIRTNRKNLDTVLHALVQVPEVHLAVVGDTAGSPYPQLAASLSLSERVHFLGFRRDIAQIMQTADLFVFPSRYEACTLVMMEAMASGLPVITATTAGGAEIVTPDCGFVLADSDDTNALAQALSILKSDRHLRQKMGQAARTIAEQNTWTSKAQSYVDLFEELVNDQYHRSHTHLSPTSRPDALPGSAEKANSASR from the coding sequence GTGAAACTTTGTATCGTTACGCCATATGTGATTAAAGGTGATGGTCAAGGTCGGGCAAACTATGAGATTGTCTGGGAAGCGATTCGTCGCGGACACCACGTCACTTTAGTAGCAAGAAAAGTAGCTCCGGAACTACAGGAAAATAGCTTTGTGAATTGGGTTTATTTTCCCGTCGAAAATTTTCCAACGCAACTTGTGCGGGAAATGATGTTTTCAAGGGCAAGCGCTGCTTGGTTGCGTAAACATCGCCATGAGTTTGATTTAGTACAAGTGTACGGGGCGATTACTTCGGCAGCGGGAGATGTAAATACATCGCAGTTTGTACACAGTTCTTGGTTGCGATCGCCTGTACATACATCACGGGTAAACCGTAATATTTATGGTGCTTACCATTGGCTCTACACAAATTTAAACGCTTATTGGGAAAAAAAGGCATTTCGTCAAGCGAAAGTGTCAGTGGCAGTATCTGAGAAAATCAAAAATGAATTGGTAGAAGACGTTGGAATCGAAAGCGATCGCATTCGCGTGATTTTGAATGGTGTGGATGTGGAAGAGTTTGTTCCAGGTGCTACAGACCGCGAAAAATTCGGTCTACCAGAAGATGTAACTCTAGCGCTTTTCGCCGGCGATATCCGTACCAATCGCAAAAACTTGGATACAGTATTACATGCCTTAGTACAAGTTCCGGAGGTACACTTAGCAGTTGTCGGTGATACCGCCGGTAGTCCTTATCCTCAACTAGCAGCATCGCTATCCTTAAGTGAGCGAGTACACTTTTTGGGATTTCGGCGCGACATCGCCCAAATTATGCAAACAGCGGATTTATTCGTATTTCCGTCACGTTACGAAGCTTGCACCCTAGTTATGATGGAAGCAATGGCATCAGGACTACCTGTAATTACCGCAACTACAGCAGGGGGTGCAGAAATAGTCACACCAGATTGTGGATTTGTTTTGGCAGACTCCGATGATACCAACGCTTTGGCACAAGCACTGAGTATTTTAAAAAGCGATCGCCATCTCCGGCAAAAAATGGGTCAAGCTGCCCGCACCATAGCAGAACAAAATACTTGGACTAGTAAAGCTCAAAGCTATGTCGATTTATTTGAGGAGTTAGTAAATGACCAGTATCACCGTTCTCATACCCACCTATCGCCGACCTCTAGACCTGATGCGTTGCCTGGAAGCGCTGAAAAAGCAAACTCGGCAAGCAGATGA
- a CDS encoding glycosyltransferase family 4 protein, producing MKVAILMPLAEQRGGSEMTFWDLLQQGRHADVEWLVIFNEDGPLVEQVRSLGISAIVVLGSRVRELHRLVATAAKIASIIKRERVDVIVSWMWLSHLTGGLAALLAGIPALWYQQEIPDNKSFLKRLVNLMPARGVVTITKAIQEAQSQILPKTPVYLVHPGVALDRFDPAVLPTPATMRSKLGLPLDGPLIGIVGRLQRWKGMHVVVEAMPKVLQKYPDAHCVVVGGKHDLEPDYGEFLKEKITALDLSDRTLAVGLQRNVPEWMQAMDVFVHASDNEPFGLVVIEAMALGKPVIAGNAGGPTEIITDGLNGLLTPYGDADALAIAILRYLDDQEFARNAAVAARQRALDFSTQRYAQNFINALHSAVSNVSEVNALPLT from the coding sequence ATGAAAGTTGCTATCCTAATGCCACTGGCTGAACAACGCGGCGGAAGTGAAATGACTTTCTGGGACTTGCTGCAACAAGGACGACATGCGGATGTCGAATGGTTGGTAATTTTTAACGAAGACGGTCCGTTGGTAGAGCAAGTGCGATCGCTTGGTATTTCCGCTATAGTTGTGCTTGGTAGTCGTGTACGAGAATTGCACCGTTTAGTCGCTACCGCAGCCAAGATAGCTTCTATAATCAAGCGCGAACGTGTAGATGTTATCGTCAGCTGGATGTGGCTATCTCACCTCACGGGAGGGCTGGCAGCGCTTTTGGCTGGCATACCTGCACTGTGGTATCAGCAGGAAATTCCAGATAATAAAAGCTTTTTAAAGCGCCTGGTCAATTTGATGCCAGCGCGTGGTGTAGTCACCATTACTAAAGCTATTCAAGAGGCGCAGTCACAAATTTTACCGAAAACCCCAGTATATTTAGTGCATCCAGGGGTGGCGCTAGACCGTTTCGATCCAGCTGTTCTGCCAACTCCAGCCACGATGCGCTCAAAGCTGGGTTTGCCGTTGGATGGACCTTTAATTGGAATTGTCGGGCGATTGCAACGCTGGAAGGGAATGCACGTTGTTGTGGAGGCAATGCCGAAAGTCTTGCAGAAGTATCCCGATGCCCATTGTGTGGTAGTTGGGGGTAAGCACGATTTGGAACCGGATTATGGGGAGTTTTTAAAAGAGAAAATCACAGCGTTGGATTTAAGCGATCGCACTCTGGCAGTCGGGCTACAACGCAATGTCCCAGAATGGATGCAAGCAATGGACGTATTTGTTCATGCTTCTGATAACGAACCGTTTGGTTTGGTGGTTATCGAGGCAATGGCGTTAGGCAAACCCGTGATTGCTGGCAATGCTGGCGGACCGACTGAGATAATTACCGACGGCTTAAATGGATTGTTAACGCCTTATGGTGATGCAGATGCATTAGCGATCGCAATTCTCCGTTATCTTGATGACCAAGAATTTGCCCGTAATGCCGCAGTCGCAGCACGACAACGTGCCCTCGATTTTTCTACCCAACGTTACGCCCAAAACTTTATAAATGCCCTTCACTCTGCGGTGTCAAATGTTTCTGAAGTTAATGCTTTGCCTTTAACTTAA
- a CDS encoding glycosyltransferase family 2 protein — protein MLKDECQQPLVSIIIPTYNRANYLKQAVASAIKQSYQNIEIIISDNCSTDNTQAIVESFDDSRIRFWRQPENKGMFANQMHAFKMARGKYVASLHDDDMWNEDFLEKLIPPLEEHPDLILAFCDQYIIDANGVIDYAGTQGNTRSYKRDQLAQGVHQNLVKIGLVDKSIPTAAACVIRNDFVDWDSIPPEVGGMWDIYLTYICCISGHGTYYYPERLTRYRAHEQTDTMQSGSRNAQAKIRKAQNEIFCYKQFMEDARLKEFKSYFRQKWLEANTTLAIGLMRTEEVAEARSYLWCAINEQKFNLRTIAALTLSFTPQRLANQLLGGAK, from the coding sequence ATGTTAAAAGACGAATGCCAACAACCTTTAGTTAGCATTATTATTCCCACTTATAATCGAGCCAATTATCTGAAGCAAGCAGTTGCTAGTGCTATTAAACAAAGTTATCAAAATATTGAGATTATTATTTCTGATAATTGTAGTACGGATAATACGCAAGCAATAGTTGAATCTTTTGATGATTCACGCATTCGATTTTGGAGACAACCAGAAAATAAAGGAATGTTTGCCAATCAAATGCACGCATTCAAAATGGCACGAGGAAAATACGTTGCTAGTCTCCACGACGATGATATGTGGAACGAAGACTTTTTAGAAAAGCTTATTCCGCCATTAGAAGAACATCCAGATTTAATTTTAGCTTTTTGCGATCAATATATTATAGATGCAAATGGCGTAATTGATTATGCTGGTACCCAAGGAAATACACGCAGTTATAAACGTGACCAGCTTGCACAAGGAGTTCATCAAAATTTAGTCAAAATCGGGTTAGTAGATAAAAGTATACCTACTGCCGCAGCTTGTGTGATTCGCAATGATTTTGTTGATTGGGATAGTATTCCTCCTGAAGTTGGCGGTATGTGGGATATATATTTAACATACATCTGCTGTATTTCTGGTCATGGAACTTATTATTATCCAGAACGACTAACTCGTTATCGTGCTCATGAGCAAACTGATACTATGCAAAGTGGTAGTCGAAATGCTCAAGCAAAAATCCGGAAAGCACAAAATGAAATATTCTGTTACAAACAGTTTATGGAAGATGCGAGGCTAAAAGAGTTTAAGTCATACTTTAGGCAGAAATGGTTAGAAGCTAATACAACTTTGGCTATAGGTTTGATGCGAACTGAAGAGGTAGCAGAAGCACGTTCTTATCTTTGGTGTGCGATTAACGAACAAAAGTTTAACTTGCGAACTATAGCAGCACTTACTCTTAGCTTTACTCCGCAACGTTTAGCCAATCAATTATTAGGAGGAGCGAAATAA
- a CDS encoding glycosyltransferase family 2 protein has translation MTSITVLIPTYRRPLDLMRCLEALKKQTRQADEVLVTVRDIDAETWTFLQTFNLDSLPLRTVTVKVPGVVAAMNAGLDVAQGDIVATTDDDAAPHADWLQRIEAYFLSDSSIGAVGGRDWQYIGTQIKEVGDRFCVGRVQWFGRVIGNHHLGVGPAREVDVLKGVNMSFRFCALKKVRYDERMLGTGAQVHFELAFTLPLRRAGWKIIFDPLVAVDHYPAQRFDEDQRDNFNHIAWSNAVHNETLALLEYFSSVQRIVFVVWAILIGTREALGFVQWLRLLPSEGKLASKKWLASLRGRIQGWQTWQQHYNLKNFSTNYLHPGDVQ, from the coding sequence ATGACCAGTATCACCGTTCTCATACCCACCTATCGCCGACCTCTAGACCTGATGCGTTGCCTGGAAGCGCTGAAAAAGCAAACTCGGCAAGCAGATGAAGTATTGGTGACGGTGCGTGATATTGATGCGGAAACTTGGACATTTTTGCAAACCTTTAACCTTGATTCGCTGCCACTACGCACCGTAACCGTGAAAGTTCCGGGAGTAGTAGCAGCGATGAATGCAGGTTTGGATGTAGCGCAAGGAGATATCGTTGCCACAACCGATGACGATGCGGCACCACACGCTGATTGGCTGCAACGTATCGAAGCTTACTTTTTGTCAGATAGCAGCATCGGTGCTGTGGGTGGACGCGACTGGCAGTACATAGGTACTCAAATAAAAGAAGTAGGCGATCGCTTCTGTGTCGGTCGGGTGCAGTGGTTTGGACGGGTGATTGGCAATCATCACTTGGGTGTCGGACCAGCTCGCGAGGTAGACGTACTCAAGGGAGTGAATATGAGTTTTCGCTTTTGCGCCCTGAAAAAAGTGCGCTATGATGAGCGGATGCTAGGTACTGGTGCCCAAGTACATTTTGAATTGGCATTCACCCTGCCGTTGAGACGAGCGGGGTGGAAAATTATTTTCGATCCGTTGGTCGCAGTGGATCACTATCCCGCACAGCGTTTTGATGAAGACCAGCGAGATAATTTTAATCACATCGCTTGGAGCAATGCCGTACATAATGAAACTTTAGCTTTATTAGAATACTTTTCATCAGTGCAACGTATTGTATTTGTAGTTTGGGCAATATTAATCGGTACGCGAGAAGCGCTCGGTTTTGTACAGTGGTTGCGATTGCTACCCAGTGAAGGAAAATTGGCATCTAAGAAGTGGCTGGCATCTCTACGGGGACGAATTCAGGGTTGGCAGACATGGCAACAGCACTATAATTTGAAAAACTTCTCAACAAACTACCTGCACCCTGGAGATGTACAGTGA